GCTGCGTGTGTGGTTTCTTCGTCTGCACGCGCCTCCTGGACGGCCTTGTCCAGCTGGCGGTCAAGGCGCAGCAGGCGGAAGCCATGGATCAGAAAGGCGCAGATGGCGGTGGGAATGGCCCACACGGCCAGCTGCAGCGGTTCCAGGTGGAGCCCGTACGTGGTGTCGACAAAGGTGGTGATCAGCAGGATGGAGCCGACGGCCACGAAGACGTCTTCACCAAAGAAAACCCCGACGTTGTCCGCCGCGGCGCTGTGGCCCTTGATCCTTTCCCGCACCTTGTCCGGAACGGTGCCGTAGCGGCGCAGCGCCGCGCCCTCGGCCATCGGGAAGACGAGAGGGCGGACGGTCTGGGCGTGCCCGCCGATGCTGGTCAAGCCCAGGGCGGCCGTGATCTGGCGGACCACGAGGTATCCCAGGAGCACCCGGCCGGTGGTCAGGCGGGCAAGCTTGGCGATGAGGGCCTTGGCCTGTTCCTGGAGCCCGAACCGCTCGATGAGGCCGATGACGGGCAGCACGACGACGAAGATGGTGACCGATCGGCTGCTGGAAAATCCGGAGCCGAATGCGTTGAGGATCTCCAGCGGGGACATTCCGCCCAGCAGCGCTGTGACTATGCCGGAGATCGTGACCACCAGGAGGGGGTTGAGGCGGATGGCAAAGCCAACGATCACCAACAGGACCCCGATGAGTACAAGCATGATTGTCCGTTCCTGCCGCGGCCCGCCGGGCCGCGATTACGGTTGTAGTTGTTCGGGCCAGGTCGCGGCCCCGAGCCGATCAGGCGGCCCGCCAAAAGATGGCGCCGATCACTGTGAACTACATCATATGCTTTTGTTCAACAATCCCGCAAGTGTTTGTTCAACAATCTTGCCGAACGGGGCGCCGGGGAGCGTCCTGGTGTGCGCACGCGCCGGTGCGGACACCGCCCTGGGCAGT
This genomic stretch from Arthrobacter dokdonellae harbors:
- a CDS encoding DUF969 domain-containing protein, coding for MLVLIGVLLVIVGFAIRLNPLLVVTISGIVTALLGGMSPLEILNAFGSGFSSSRSVTIFVVVLPVIGLIERFGLQEQAKALIAKLARLTTGRVLLGYLVVRQITAALGLTSIGGHAQTVRPLVFPMAEGAALRRYGTVPDKVRERIKGHSAAADNVGVFFGEDVFVAVGSILLITTFVDTTYGLHLEPLQLAVWAIPTAICAFLIHGFRLLRLDRQLDKAVQEARADEETTHAAPAGGQA